From Anopheles coluzzii chromosome 3, AcolN3, whole genome shotgun sequence, the proteins below share one genomic window:
- the LOC120954675 gene encoding probable peroxisomal acyl-coenzyme A oxidase 1 has translation MPSTSGTVNKDLQAERDKCTFNNEEFTLWWVGGETKLKEKRFREDFFLNDPELQEKVPLHFLSHKELYEESVRKATVAFRKVRKMNEMGQDGVDNYSALLGGLLGTGILKQGNPLTVHYVMFLPAILGHGTPEQQAEWFGRAWNCEIIGTYAQTELGHGTFLRGLETTATYDERTKEFVLHSPTLTAYKWWPGGLAQTANYCVVMAQLYSKGQCHGIQPFIVQLRDEESHVPMKGITIGDIGNKLGMNGVNNGFLGFDHVRIPRKNMLMKNAKLLEDGTFVKPPSQALTYGTMMFVRVVICRDMAAYLSKAVTIAVRYSAVRRQSHINPDQPEVQVIDHLTQQYKLFPALAKSIIFKLTSDNLWDMYNQVTSELDKGDLERLPELHAIACCLKAITTADAAAGVELCRMACGGHGYMTCSNFYGTYGMVTAACTYEGENTVLLLQTARYLMKAWQQAQRGQELVPTVQYLARFLSSKNRRMDWDDSIGGIVRALQTVAAGKLRLAAEHIEQRQKRGATLEEATNQTSIELARTADAHCRAFLVQSGCEMIEKGCATASPELAKVLRTIYHLYAYDEALKSLGDLLRFTTISESDINRLQAKLEDALTELRPNAVGIVDSFDLPDDVLGSPLGTYDGNVYERLYEEAKKSPLNQEPVNQSFHMYLKPFMKSSL, from the exons ATGCCTTCGACCAGTGGTACCGTCAACAAAGACCTGCAGGCGGAGCGGGACAAGTGCACGTTCAACAACGAAGAGTTCACCCTCTGGTGGGTTGGCGGCGAGACGAAGCTGAAGGAGAAGCGATTCCGTG AGGACTTCTTCCTAAATGATCCCGAGCTGCAGGAGAAGGTGCCGCTGCACTTCCTCTCCCACAAGGAGCTGTACGAGGAATCGGTCCGCAAGGCGACGGTCGCGTTCCGGAAGGTGCGCAAGATGAACGAAATGGGCCAGGACGGGGTGGACAACTACTC CGCACTGCTGGGAGGACTGCTGGGAACGGGCATCCTGAAGCAGGGCAATCCGCTCACCGTGCACTACGTCATGTTTCTGCCGGCCATCCTCGGGCACGGCACGCCGGAACAGCAGGCCGAATGGTTCGGGCGGGCCTGGAACTGCGAGATTATTGGCACGTACGCCCAGACCGAGCTGGGCCACGGGACGTTCCTGCGCGGGCTGGAAACGACCGCCACGTACGACGAGCGGACGAAGGAGTTTGTGCTGCACAGCCCAACGCTGACCGCTTACAAGTGGTGGCCGGGAGGAT TGGCACAAACGGCCAACTACTGCGTGGTGATGGCGCAGCTCTACTCCAAGGGACAGTGCCACGGCATCCAGCCGTTCATCGTGCAGCTGCGCGACGAGGAGTCGCACGTCCCGATGAAGGGCATCACGATCGGCGACATTGGCAACAAGCTCGGCATGAACGGGGTGAACAATGGCTTCCTCGGGTTCGATCACGTGCGCATCCCGCGCAAGAACATGCTGATGAAGAACGCCAAACTGCTGGAGGACGGCACGTTCGTGAAGCCACCGTCGCAGGCGCTCACCTACGGCACGATGATGTTTGTGCGCGTGGTGATCTGCCGCGATATGGCGGCGTACCTGTCGAAGGCGGTCACGATCGCCGTCCGCTATTCGGCCGTCCGTCGCCAGAGCCACATCAATCCGGA CCAGCCGGAAGTGCAGGTGATCGACCATCTGACGCAGCAGTACAAACTGTTCCCGGCGCTTGCGAAGAGCATCATCTTCAAGCTGACGTCGGACAACCTGTGGGACATGTACAACCAGGTCACGTCCGAGCTGGACAAGGGCGATCTGGAGCGGCTGCCGGAGCTGCACGCGATCGCCTGCTGTCTGAAGGCGATCACGACGGCCGACGCTGCGGCCGGTGTGGAGCTGTGCCGGATGGCTTGCGGTGGCCATGGTTACATGACGTGCTCCAACTTTTACGGCACGTACGGCATGGTGACGGCGGCCTGTACGTACGAGGGCGAAAATACGGTCCTCTTGCTTCAAACTGCTCG CTACTTGATGAAAGCGTGGCAGCAGGCCCAGCGGGGACAGGAGCTAGTGCCCACCGTCCAGTATCTGGCCCGGTTCCTCAGCAGCAAAAACCGTCGCATGGATTGGGACGATTCGATCGGCGGTATCGTTCGCGCCCTGCAAACCGTTGCTGCTGG CAAACTGCGCCTCGCGGCCGAACATATCGAGCAGCGGCAGAAGCGTGGCGCCACGCTGGAGGAAGCAACCAACCAGACCTCGATCGAGCTGGCCCGCACGGCCGACGCCCACTGTCGGGCCTTCCTGGTGCAGTCCGGGTGCGAGATGATCGAGAAGGGCTGCGCCACGGCTTCGCCCGAGCTGGCCAAGGTGCTGCGCACGATCTACCATCTGTACGCGTACGATGAGGCGCTCAAGTCGCTCGGCGATTTGCTGCGG TTCACCACCATCTCGGAGAGCGACATCAACCGGCTGCAGGCGAAGCTGGAGGATGCGCTGACGGAGCTGCGCCCGAACGCGGTCGGCATTGTCGACTCGTTTGACCTGCCGGACGATGTGCTCGGTTCGCCGCTCGGCACCTACGATGGCAACGTGTACGAGCGGCTGTACGAGGAGGCGAAGAAGAGCCCCCTCAATCAG gAACCCGTAAATCAATCATTCCACATGTATTTGAAACCGTTCATGAAGTCGAGCCTGTAG
- the LOC120954676 gene encoding probable peroxisomal acyl-coenzyme A oxidase 1 — translation MPASTVNKDLQAERDKGSFDRNEFTLWWVGGKEKLKEKQDLETFLANDPDFHNETPIHFLSHKELYEETIRQATAIFRKVRKFHEERGNGDPSNYMQILGGLLGNGIIRQGNPLGIHFAMFVPALLGHGSPEQQAEWLPRALKCQLLGTYAQTELGHGTFLRGLETTATYDERTEEFVLESPTLSSYKWWPGGLAHTVNYCVVMAQLFSKGQCHGIQPFIVQLRDEESHMPMKGIVIGEIGNKLGMNGVNNGYLGFEKVRIPRKNMLMKNAKLLEDGTFVKPPSQALTYGTMMFVRVIIVRDTALHLAKVATIAVRYSCVRRQSHINPDQPEVQVIDHLTQQYKLFPSIARSIVFKLTSDNLWEMYNQVTSELDQGNLERLPELHAIACCLKAVTTADAAKSVETLRMACGGHGYMTCANFYNTYGFVTAACTYEGENTVLLLQTARYLIKVWNQALKGQPLGPTVQYLNSFIQSRNNRHAWIDTVPGIVKALQTVAAGKLRLANEHVEQRKKAGYTHEEAVNLTSLELAQTAEAHCRAFLVQSGHEMIEKLCQRVSPALAKVMRTVGELYAYNEALDSIGSLVRFTTISESDINRLQSKLESALLAIRPNAVSIVDGFAIPDVLLGSPLGAYDGNVYERLYEEAQKSPLNKEPVNKSFHLYLKPFMRSSL, via the exons AAACGCCGATCCACTTCCTGTCCCACAAGGAGCTGTACGAGGAAACGATCCGCCAGGCGACGGCCATCTTCCGCAAGGTGCGCAAATTCCACGAAGAACGAGGCAATGGCGATCCGTCCAACTACAT GCAAATTCTGGGCGGTCTGCTCGGCAACGGTATCATCCGGCAGGGCAATCCACTCGGCATCCACTTTGCCATGTTTGTGCCGGCCCTGCTCGGGCATGGATCGCCGGAACAGCAGGCGGAATGGTTGCCCCGTGCGTTGAAGTGTCAGCTGCTTGGGACGTACGCACAGACCGAGCTGGGTCATGGGACGTTTCTGCGCGGGCTCGAAACGACCGCCACGTACGACGAGCGGACGGAGGAATTTGTGCTGGAAAGTCCTACGCTCAGCTCGTACAAATGGTGGCCCGGAGGAT TGGCGCACACGGTTAACTACTGCGTGGTGATGGCGCAACTGTTCTCCAAGGGACAGTGCCACGGCATCCAGCCGTTCATCGTGCAGCTGCGCGACGAGGAGTCGCACATGCCCATGAAGGGAATTGTGATTGGGGAGATTGGCAACAAGCTCGGCATGAACGGGGTGAACAATGGCTATTTGGGCTTTGAAAAGGTGCGCATTCCGCGCAAGAACATGCTGATGAAGAACGCCAAACTGCTGGAGGACGGCACGTTCGTGAAGCCACCGTCGCAGGCACTTACGTACGGTACGATGATGTTTGTGCGCGTCATAATCGTGCGCGATACGGCGCTCCATCTGGCCAAGGTGGCGACCATCGCCGTGCGGTACTCGTGCGTTCGTCGCCAGAGCCACATCAATCCGGA TCAACCGGAAGTGCAGGTGATCGACCATCTGACGCAGCAGTACAAACTGTTCCCCTCGATTGCGCGCAGTATCGTGTTCAAGCTGACGTCGGACAATCTGTGGGAGATGTACAACCAGGTGACGTCCGAGCTGGATCAGGGTAATTTGGAGCGGCTGCCCGAGTTGCACGCGATCGCCTGTTGTCTGAAGGCGGTCACTACGGCCGATGCGGCCAAGAGTGTGGAGACGCTGCGTATGGCTTGCGGTGGGCATGGCTACATGACGTGCGCTAACTTCTACAACACGTACGGTTTCGTGACAGCCGCCTGTACGTATGAGGGGGAGAATACGGTTCTGTTGCTGCAGACGGCCAG ATATCTTATCAAAGTGTGGAACCAGGCACTGAAGGGACAACCGCTCGGGCCGACGGTGCAATACCTGAACAGCTTCATCCAGAGCCGAAACAATCGCCATGCGTGGATTGATACCGTGCCGGGGATTGTGAAGGCACTGCAAACGGTGGCTGCTGG CAAGCTGCGCCTAGCGAACGAGCACGTGGAGCAGCGCAAAAAGGCCGGCTACACGCACGAGGAGGCGGTCAATCTGACCTCGCTCGAGCTGGCCCAAACGGCCGAAGCGCACTGTCGCGCCTTCCTGGTGCAGTCCGGGCACGAGATGATCGAGAAGCTATGCCAGAGGGTGTCGCCCGCCCTGGCGAAGGTGATGCGAACCGTTGGCGAGCTGTACGCTTACAACGAGGCGCTCGACTCGATCGGTAGCCTTGTTCGG TTCACAACGATCAGCGAGAGTGACATTAATCGACTGCAGTCCAAGCTGGAATCGGCCCTGCTGGCCATCCGGCCGAACGCGGTAAGCATTGTGGACGGGTTTGCCATCCCGGATGTGCTGCTCGGCTCGCCGCTCGGTGCGTACGATGGCAACGTTTACGAGCGGCTGTACGAGGAGGCCCAGAAAAGTCCACTCAATAAG GAACCGGTTAACAAATCATTCCATCTGTATTTGAAACCGTTCATGCGCTCGAGCTTGTAA
- the LOC125907380 gene encoding uncharacterized protein K02A2.6-like: protein MNSPGDQPPSEEQRRASQNWYSVPGAASMPQQPQQPSLVAVPPNLQSAMPSAYQNPAPSQNFVEGSSHQAASSHQATSSHQAASSEQMMQLIILMQKQISQLTLMQNNSATAKPPENVLTSAPFAEQVLDSLSHHIKEFHYEEEAKMTFASWFARYEDLFERDASRLDDSAKVRLLIRKLGAAEYERYANFILPKSCRDFSFSETIKKLSSLFGVKESLLHRRYKCLNLMKRRSEDYLAYSCRVNRACVDFEIGKLTEEQFKCLIYVCGLRDEEDVEIRTRLLGKIDDRNDTTLESLTADCQRILNLKKDSAMIEKAATEQVFAVQKKTDEPKFSERQNFQSRKHEYKRPQTLPGRNCWLCGKNHWARDCPFKSNVCRVCKKKGHRDGYCPKPKRYSDSPTYRNKFSSRVVSVNTTNVQQRRKYINIFINNVSARLQFDTGSDITIINRNVWQRLGKPELKRTVSARTASGSGLFLLGEFEANVTIGSVTHVATLRVAQADILLLGTDLIDLFALGSTPMDAFCRHISSEDYSKTVERRFQEVFNGMGLCTKASVKLQLKENVRPVFCPKRPVAYAVQELVDKELDRLEQMSIISPTDYSEWAAPIVVVRKANGSIRLCGDYSTGLNDALQQHEYPLPLPEDIFARLSQCKIFSKIDLSDAFLQVEIDPAYRSLLTINTHRGLFTYNRLPPGIKIAPAAFQQLIDTMLAGVKGVSCYMDDIIVGGATEQEHEANLMAVLKRIQEYGFSIRSEKCAFKVQQLRYLGYIIDTHGLRPDPAKIDVIKRLPEPTDVSGVRSFLGAINYYARFVPNMRELRYPLDNLLKTNAQFRWTADCKRAFERFKSLLSSNLLLTHYDPRHKIIVSADASSIGIGATISHMFPNGTIRVVQHASRALTKTEEGYSQIDREGLAIIFAVTKFHKMIFGRRFQLQTDHRPLLRIFGSKKGIPVYTANRLQRFALTLLSYDFGIEYVRTESFGNADVLSRLINKHDKPDEDCVIASVALEMDVKSIATSALVTFPLSFREVARETNRDPIARKLHYYIKNGWPRNIALGADSSRYHSRKEDYSTVEGCILVGERVLIPEKLRKQCLSQLHRGHPGIQRMKAIARSYVFWPSLNEDIIDLVSNCHSCALAAKSPAHADPLPWPKTTTPWERVHVDYAGPIDGDYFLVVVDAHTKWPEIIRTASITARITVSILRGLFARFGMPTTLVSDNGTQFTSGEFSEFCLSNGVHHITSAPFHPQSNGQAERFVDTFKRSLTKIRVGGAPLQEALDLFLQTYRTTPNPQLEQNKTPAEVMFGRPIRTCFDLLRPPRKIQHDFREGNERSFERDDLVYAKAYSRNNWHWVPGRVIRKRGNVTYEVLTGHRSVIRHINQLKRRGPFSSPGPMTERFNPLPLDVLLDSWSIPVTPSVLPDVYPTQLAPPVATPTEPPSLPPHRSILQHQRSPRRSSRSRRAPRRFDPYLRY from the coding sequence ATGAACAGCCCAGGAGATCAGCCCCCATCGGAAGAGCAGCGTCGAGCATCGCAAAATTGGTACAGCGTTCCCGGTGCAGCAAGTATgccgcagcagccgcagcagccaTCATTAGTAGCAGTGCCACCAAATCTACAAAGTGCAATGCCCTCAGCATACCAGAATCCAGCGCCATCGCAGAATTTTGTTGAAGGGTCATCGCACCAAGCAGCGTCATCGCACCAAGCAACGTCATCGCACCAAGCAGCGTCATCGGAGCAAATGATGCAACTGATCATTTTAATGCAGAAACAGATAAGCCAACTCACATTAATGCAAAATAATTCGGCAACTGCCAAGCCCCCAGAAAATGTATTAACTTCCGCACCTTTTGCAGAGCAAGTACTCGATTCTTTATCGCACCACATAAAGGAGTTCCACTACGAGGAGGAAGCAAAAATGACCTTTGCTTCGTGGTTTGCTCGATATGAGGATTTGTTTGAACGAGATGCTTCAAGGCTGGATGATAGCGCAAAAGTGCGGCTCCTCATAAGAAAACTGGGCGCAGCAGAATATGAAAGATATGCCAATTTTATATTGCCAAAGAGTTGTCGTGATTTTTCGTTCAGCGAAACGATAAAAAAGCTGTCATCGTTATTCGGAGTGAAAGAGTCATTGTTGCATAGGCGTTATAAATGCTTGAACCTAATGAAACGACGTAGCGAAGATTATCTGGCATATTCTTGTCGTGTGAATCGAGCCTGTGTAGAttttgaaattggaaaattaaCTGAAGAACAGTTCAAGTGTCTGATATACGTATGCGGACTGCGGGACGAAGAAGACGTCGAGATTCGAACACGTCTACTTGGAAAGATCGACGACCGAAACGACACAACACTGGAAAGTTTAACAGCAGACTGCCAGCGTATTTTGAACTTAAAAAAAGACAGTGCTATGATCGAGAAAGCAGCAACCGAACAAGTTTTCgctgtgcaaaagaaaactgaCGAACCAAAGTTTTCTGAGCGCCAAAATTTCCAGAGCAGAAAGCACGAATATAAGCGTCCTCAAACCCTACCTGGAAGAAATTGCTGGCTTTGTGGAAAAAATCATTGGGCGCGTGATTGTCCTTTTAAGTCGAATGTGTGTCGTGTCTGTAAGAAAAAGGGTCATAGAGACGGTTACTGTCCAAAACCGAAACGTTATTCAGATAGCCCAACATACAGAAACAAGTTTTCATCACGAGTGGTTTCGGTGAATACAACTAATGTTCAGCAAAGGCGAAAAtatatcaatatttttataaataatgtaAGCGCTCGATTGCAGTTCGACACAGGATCTGATATAACGATCATTAATCGAAACGTATGGCAACGTCTTGGAAAGCCTGAACTAAAACGAACAGTTAGCGCAAGAACAGCATCAGGAAGCGGACTCTTTCTGTTAGGAGAGTTTGAAGCGAATGTTACCATCGGAAGCGTAACTCATGTGGCTACTTTAAGAGTAGCACAGGCAGACATACTATTGCTCGGAACAGACTTAATAGACCTGTTCGCACTTGGTTCTACCCCCATGGATGCTTTTTGTAGGCATATTTCATCTGAGGATTACTCTAAGACGGTTGAGCGGAGATTTCAAGAGGTCTTCAACGGCATGGGTCTGTGCACAAAGGCTAGTGTAAAACTGCAGCTGAAGGAAAACGTTCGTCCAGTATTTTGCCCAAAGCGACCGGTAGCTTATGCAGTACAGGAGTTAGTCGACAAGGAACTCGATCGACTAGAGCAGATGAGCATAATATCTCCAACGGATTACTCTGAATGGGCAGCACCTATCGTCGTCGTCCGCAAGGCAAACGGCAGCATTCGGCTTTGCGGGGACTACTCAACTGGACTAAACGACGCGTTGCAGCAACATGAGTATCCTTTACCATTACCTGAAGATATCTTCGCTAGACTATCgcaatgcaaaatatttaGCAAAATTGATCTATCCGATGCTTTCTTACAGGTAGAAATCGACCCTGCCTACCGATCTTTACTCACCATCAATACGCATCGAGGTTTATTCACCTACAATAGATTGCCGCCTGGTATTAAGATTGCTCCAGCAGCGTTCCAGCAGCTTATCGACACAATGCTGGCTGGTGTAAAAGGAGTGTCATGTTACATGGACGACATCATTGTCGGAGGAGCCACTGAACAAGAGCATGAAGCGAATTTAATGGCAGTTTTGAAAAGAATTCAAGAGTATGGATTCAGCATTCGATCGGAAAAATGCGCTTTTAAGGTTCAGCAACTAAGATATTTGGGTTACATCATCGACACCCACGGATTGCGCCCCGATCCAGCGAAGATCGATGTCATAAAAAGGCTTCCTGAACCAACAGATGTGAGCGGCGTCCGATCCTTTCTAGGAGCCATAAATTATTATGCCAGATTTGTCCCAAACATGAGAGAGTTGCGATATCCACTGGATAACTTATTGAAAACAAATGCACAGTTTCGATGGACCGCCGATTGTAAAAGAGCGTTTGAAAGATTTAAATCCCTGCTATCATCGAACTTGTTGTTAACGCATTATGATCCAAGGCATAAAATAATAGTATCGGCAGATGCATCATCAATAGGTATTGGTGCCACTATTAGCCACATGTTTCCCAATGGTACCATACGTGTGGTTCAACATGCCTCTAGAGCACTtacaaaaacagaagaaggATATAGTCAAATAGATCGTGAAGGACTGGCAATCATCTTCGCGGTAACGAAATTCCACAAGATGATATTTGGAAGGCGTTTCCAGCTTCAGACAGATCATCGTCCACTACTGCGGATCTTTGGGTCGAAAAAAGGGATCCCAGTCTACACTGCCAACCGCTTGCAGCGTTTTGCGCTCACGCTATTGTCATACGATTTCGGCATTGAATATGTACGCACCGAATCATTCGGAAATGCCGAtgtactctccaggctaattAACAAGCATGATAAACCGGATGAGGATTGTGTAATCGCTTCTGTTGCACTAGAGATGGATGTAAAGTCTATTGCAACAAGCGCTTTAGTTACGTTTCCCTTGAGTTTTAGAGAGGTCGCTCGAGAAACGAATCGTGATCCTATAGCAAGGAAGTTGCATTACTACATAAAAAACGGTTGGCCACGTAACATTGCCCTTGGCGCAGATTCATCTCGTTATCACAGCAGGAAGGAGGACTATTCAACGGTGGAAGGATGTATTTTGGTCGGAGAGAGAGTGTTAATACCAGAGAAACTACGCAAGCAATGTCTGTCCCAGCTTCATCGAGGACATCCTGGTATCCAGCGCATGAAGGCGATTGCGCGTAGCTATGTGTTTTGGCCGTCGTTAAATGAAGACATCATTGATCTCGTCAGTAATTGCCATTCATGTGCTCTGGCAGCAAAATCTCCTGCTCATGCTGATCCTTTGCCGTGGCCGAAGACAACAACGCCATGGGAGCGTGTCCATGTGGACTACGCGGGCCCAATAGATGGAGACTATTTTTTGGTAGTAGTCGATGCGCATACTAAGTGGCCAGAGATCATCCGGACGGCTAGTATCACAGCCCGTATAACCGTTAGCATCTTGAGAGGGTTGTTCGCGCGTTTCGGTATGCCAACGACACTGGTGAGCGACAATGGCACACAATTCACCAGCGGTGAGTTTTCAGAGTTCTGTTTGAGTAATGGTGTGCATCACATTACGTCTGCCCCGTTTCATCCGCAATCGAACGGGCAGGCAGAAAGATTCGTAGATACGTTTAAGCGCTCGTTAACCAAGATAAGAGTAGGAGGAGCACCGCTGCAGGAAGCACTGGACCTATTCCTACAGACATATCGAACCACGCCAAACCCTCAGttagagcaaaacaaaacacctgCTGAAGTTATGTTTGGACGACCTATACGAACGTGTTTTGATTTACTCCGTCCCCCAAGGAAAATTCAACATGACTTTAGAGAAGGGAATGAAAGATCGTTCGAGCGTGATGACCTTGTCTATGCTAAGGCGTATAGTAGGAACAATTGGCATTGGGTTCCAGGAAGAGTGATTCGGAAACGTGGAAATGTTACCTACGAGGTACTGACTGGTCATCGCAGCGTCATTAGACACATTAATCAACTGAAAAGGCGTGGACCATTCAGCAGCCCGGGTCCCATGACGGAACGTTTCAATCCATTACCGTTGGATGTATTATTGGATTCCTGGAGCATACCCGTTACACCATCAGTGCTCCCAGATGTTTATCCAACACAACTTGCACCGCCAGTGGCGACTCCAACTGAGCCGCCATCTCTTCCCCCACATCGATCCATTCTTCAGCATCAACGTTCACCACGTCGCTCTTCTCGGTCTAGAAGAGCTCCACGTCGGTTCGATCCGTACCTACGCTATtaa